The Dyadobacter sp. 676 DNA window CGAAGTCGTGTTAACCGTCACGTCGGTAAGGCCGTTGGCATCGTGGAATACATTACCGCGCAAGGCTACCGGAGCAAGGCATTGTACGGCCGGCTTAATGCTCACCGGAATGGATTGTACCAGCTGGCATTTGGAGTCGGCGTCAGTAATGGTCACCTGATAGGTCCTTGCCGTGTTGGTCGTAACGGTGGGGTTAGCCACAAATGCATTGGATAATCCCGTCGACGGGCTCCATACATATTGATAGTTACCGGTGGAAGTCACATTCAATGTCATCGGGGTAGTTGTCCCCTCGCAAACCGCGAGCGGCGTGCTGGTAGCCGAAACGGTGTTCGCATTCACTACTACGACTACCTCCTTGAAGTTGCTGCAACCCGAAGCCAGGTTGGTCTGCGTCAGGCGGTAAGTGGTAGTGGCCGTCGGGGTAATGACCGTTGAAGTTGCATTCGGTGAAGACACCCCGGTGGTCGGGCTCCATTGCCAGCTGGTTCCGGCTGCGGGTGCGCCCACCAGGCTCAGGGTGGTGGTGCCACCGGCACAGATGGTGGTATTACCGGTGATATTGAACGCGGAAGGGGTATTGACGGTCACCACCACCTGATCGGTGCTGGTACAGGTTGGCGTGGTCACGGTTACGGTGTAAGTCGTGGTCGCCGTTGGTTTGACGGTCGGCTGGGCTACATTGGCAGTGCCTACAATACCCGCGCCGGTCCATGAATAGGTTGCCCCATCGATAGCCGGTGTTCCGATCTGGGTGGATTCACCCGGACAGATGGTTACGTCGCTGCCTGCGCCTGCATTCGGAGTTACCTCTATTTCATCGGTAAAGGTACAACCGCTCGGCAGGGTTACCAGTACGGAATAGGTCGTTTTTTGCGATACGGTGGCAGTCGGATTGGCTGCTGTGGCGCTGCTCAGGCCGGTGGATGGTGACCACAGGAAGGTCGCGCCGGCAGGGGCCGGCGGGTTACCGTTCGCGCCGAAACCGATGGCTACGCCGGCAGCCGAACATGCAGTCGCGTCGTTGAGCGTAACGGAAGGTACCGGGTTGACGGTGATGGTCACCTGGTCGATCATCGGAGCGGTACAGCCGGGATAGCTGATTTGCAGGCTGTAAGTGGTAGTCGCCGTAGGCGTTGCGATCGGGTTGGCACAATCCGTACAGCTCAGACCGGGGCCTGTCCACAGATAGGTCACACCAGGTTCCGGCGCGCGGCCGAGCTGGATGCTTTCGCCCTGGCAGATCGTGTCCGCTTTGCTGGCGTATTCACCGGGTACCAATTCGTTTCTCAATGTAACGCTGTCGGTTGCCATACAGCCCGATTCGGGGTCTGTGACCGTCAGGATAAACGTCTGCCCGCCGGTGGCCGAAAACTCTACCTGCGGCTGAGGCATGCTTGCATTGGTGCCGTTGGTCCAGGCGGCCGAGGCGGGCTGCCATGCGTAGGTCCAGTTGGTGCCGGTTGGGGCGGGCGTTCCAAGGGTGACGGTCGCGCCGTTACAAATGGTGCGGTCAACGCCCGCGTCGACTACCACGCGTGCCACTTTCACATTGACCGTGTCGATTGTTTTACAGCCGTATACAAGGTCCTCGATTTCCACGACGTACTGCTGATCTGCGGTCAGGGTTGCCATCGGGTTAGGGATCGAGTCATTGTCAAGTCCGACCGCCGGGCTCCATTTGTAGGCAAATCCGGCCAGGTCGGTGCCGATCGGTGTCGCGCTGTTGTAACAAGCGAATTTATCGGCCAGATTGATATTCGGCTTGGCAGCGCCTGCCGGGTTGATATCGATGGATTCCGAGCAGGTAATGGAAGGATCATACTTGTTGGTAATGGTCAGCGTGATCGTTGCCGGGCTGCTGGTCAGTACTTTCACTTCACGGGCAGTCGCATTGTCGACCAGGTTGGCGGGGCTCCACCGGTAATTCCAGTCGGTGGTGTTGATGTACTTCGGAGCCAGGCGCAGTTCTTCGCCGGGGAACGATTTGGGACATCCTTGTGAAGAGATCGTCTCGATTTCAACATCGCAATTGCCGCCGCAGATGATAATGTCGACATCCGAAGAGCAGGAAACGCCATTGAGCGTAACGGTGCGACGGAATTTAGTCGTACCCACGTTGCTTTTCAGGTAAGCGTCCGCCCCGCCGTTGCGGGTGCTGAGCACCGTTCCGTTCCCGCTGACGACGGTCCAGCTGTAAACGGCCTCGGGGCAGTTGGGGAACCCTTCGTGGGTTACCCAGCGAGGGCCGCATTCGGTATCGCCGCTATCGGAAGTCTGGGAATTCAATACGGAGACCTTCACTTCGTCGACAAAGCTGCAACCGTTCTTGACGGCTGTCACGGTGTAGTTGACCGAGCAGGTGGGGAGGCCCGAGGAGCCGGCTGTAAATGTAGGGCGCGCCACGTCGGTTGCATTCAGGAACTGGCCGGGTGTCCAAGTATAAGCGTAGGTGGCATCCGTAGCGCTACCGAGCTGTACCGACGAGTTGATACAAATCGTGCGGTCGGGACCGGCGAATGCGGTTGTGCCGCCCGGTGCGGTAACCGGGGTGACGGTCACATCGTCGGTGGTAGAGCAGGTAGTCCCGTCTTTTTTGGTGACTGTGACTGTGAGCCGGTAAACGGTCGCCGCGGTCGGGTTGGCGATTGGCTGGGCGCAGTTGGTACAGCTTAGCGTTGTGATGGGGCTGCCCGAGACGCGGGTCCAGGCATAAACCACAGAGGGGCTCGCTACCGGCGCCGAGCCGATTTGCACACCGCCGCTGCCCTGGCAGAACGACTGGTCCGGACCTGCATTGGCCACGGCCGGCACGATCGTAACCTGATCGGTATCGATACAACCCGAAGCGTCGGTCACTTTCAAGGTGTAGGTAGTCGCCTGGGTTACGGCCGGCGTCGTGAAATTAGCTGCCGAGCCCACCAGCGTACCGCCGTTGGAACTGCCCTGGTACCATTGATAGCTGTAAGGGCCGGTACCGCTGGTGGCTGAGCCGCTCAGCGTAACGGTGTTGTTGCCTGTGCCGCAAACGTACCACTGAGGGCCGTTGGCATTGGCGAGAGGCGCCGCATTGGTGCCGATGGTGACGGAGGCCACCTGGGAAACACCCAGCGAATCAAACTGACAGAAGTAGCTTTTGCCCAGCACGATCCGGCGGTAATACAGTGTTTCGCTGGAAGCCAGCGGCTGCAAGTCTTTGAATACTTCGCCTTCCATGTCGGTCCACGGGCCGGTCGGGCTGGTGGCCTTCTGCCATTGGTAGGAAATGCTGGTCGAATAACCCGCGGGCGCTGTAACGCCGACCGCATTGCCCTGAATGACCTGCGGGATACCCAAAATACAGGCTTCCTGCGTCATCGGGGAGAGCGTGCTTGCGGAAATGGCTACGCCGTCCGGGAAGGGTCTCTCGGTCAATTTCATCACGAAAGCGCTGTTTTGCGTTGATGCCGTCGATGAAAGGTTGTAGACGCATTCATTAGGATCGAAGTCCGCCACCTGACTAAACCAACCAGCCACCAGGATTTCACCTGCTTGATTGGCAGAAATCCAGACCGGATTGTCACTTTCGCCGGTTCCCTTGATGCTTTTCACCCATCCGATAGTTCCCGTTGCATCCGTTTGAAGCACATACATGTCCTGATCGGTTTGAGACGAAGTCGTCAAGGTCAGTGAACCAAAAGTAGCCGAGCCTGAATAGCGTCCAGTGATATACACTTTGTTGTCCGGGCTCACGCTGATATAGCTGACGTTGTTTCCCCACTCCTTGGTCCAAAGCTGGTTACCATTGTTGTCAAAGGCAATCAGGCTTGATCCATCCGGCCCAATTCCGTTAACACCTCCGTAAACATTACCGTTAGCATCAACTTTGACATCTCTGTAAGCGTTGAAACCTGCTTTTAGGGTCGACCATATCAGGTTACCGCCACTATCCAGTTTCAGCATATAGGCACCGTTACCGGCGATACTAGCAATGCCGGTGGTGTTGCCCCCAACTGCTCCACCGACATAGATGTTTCCTGCTGCGTCAGTATCCAGTCCCCAAAGAACGTCTTGGCCGGTCCCCCCGATTCGTTTTGCCCATTGGAATACTCCACCGCTGCTCAGCTTAGCCAGGAAACCGTCGTTTCCTCCGGCAGAAGTCAGCGATGTGGCTCCAAAGGTAGATACGCCTGGCCCAATATAACCGGATATCAGGACATTGCCGTCAGGAGCAATTTCCAAATTGTAGCTGTATTCATCCGATGGGCCTCCCATCCGCTGTGCCCACACGTAGTTACCGTTTGGGTCCAGTTTTAAAATATATGCATCCTGGCTTCCGGCATTGGAAACCAAGTTGTTCACCCCTGCATTCGGATTGAAGTCCACAGTTCCCGCAAAATAGCCGGCAATGTAGGTATTCCCCGCCGCATCAGACTGTATTCCGTAACCGGCGTCAACACCGGGGCCTCCGACGCGTTTCGCCCAAATGTATTTGCCATTTGGATCATACTTGGCGACAAACATATCATTGCTGCCGGCCGACACGAGGTTCGCAGTAGCGGCGCTCGGATCAAAGTCTACGGTTCCCGTGAAAAGTCCG harbors:
- a CDS encoding T9SS type A sorting domain-containing protein, with translation MALKLPRYAWIKALAVSLLLITGFHLQAQDVGLQWANGFISAAGQNGAAYAVSTDATKNVYVTGLFTGTVDFDPSAATANLVSAGSNDMFVAKYDPNGKYIWAKRVGGPGVDAGYGIQSDAAGNTYIAGYFAGTVDFNPNAGVNNLVSNAGSQDAYILKLDPNGNYVWAQRMGGPSDEYSYNLEIAPDGNVLISGYIGPGVSTFGATSLTSAGGNDGFLAKLSSGGVFQWAKRIGGTGQDVLWGLDTDAAGNIYVGGAVGGNTTGIASIAGNGAYMLKLDSGGNLIWSTLKAGFNAYRDVKVDANGNVYGGVNGIGPDGSSLIAFDNNGNQLWTKEWGNNVSYISVSPDNKVYITGRYSGSATFGSLTLTTSSQTDQDMYVLQTDATGTIGWVKSIKGTGESDNPVWISANQAGEILVAGWFSQVADFDPNECVYNLSSTASTQNSAFVMKLTERPFPDGVAISASTLSPMTQEACILGIPQVIQGNAVGVTAPAGYSTSISYQWQKATSPTGPWTDMEGEVFKDLQPLASSETLYYRRIVLGKSYFCQFDSLGVSQVASVTIGTNAAPLANANGPQWYVCGTGNNTVTLSGSATSGTGPYSYQWYQGSSNGGTLVGSAANFTTPAVTQATTYTLKVTDASGCIDTDQVTIVPAVANAGPDQSFCQGSGGVQIGSAPVASPSVVYAWTRVSGSPITTLSCTNCAQPIANPTAATVYRLTVTVTKKDGTTCSTTDDVTVTPVTAPGGTTAFAGPDRTICINSSVQLGSATDATYAYTWTPGQFLNATDVARPTFTAGSSGLPTCSVNYTVTAVKNGCSFVDEVKVSVLNSQTSDSGDTECGPRWVTHEGFPNCPEAVYSWTVVSGNGTVLSTRNGGADAYLKSNVGTTKFRRTVTLNGVSCSSDVDIIICGGNCDVEIETISSQGCPKSFPGEELRLAPKYINTTDWNYRWSPANLVDNATAREVKVLTSSPATITLTITNKYDPSITCSESIDINPAGAAKPNINLADKFACYNSATPIGTDLAGFAYKWSPAVGLDNDSIPNPMATLTADQQYVVEIEDLVYGCKTIDTVNVKVARVVVDAGVDRTICNGATVTLGTPAPTGTNWTYAWQPASAAWTNGTNASMPQPQVEFSATGGQTFILTVTDPESGCMATDSVTLRNELVPGEYASKADTICQGESIQLGRAPEPGVTYLWTGPGLSCTDCANPIATPTATTTYSLQISYPGCTAPMIDQVTITVNPVPSVTLNDATACSAAGVAIGFGANGNPPAPAGATFLWSPSTGLSSATAANPTATVSQKTTYSVLVTLPSGCTFTDEIEVTPNAGAGSDVTICPGESTQIGTPAIDGATYSWTGAGIVGTANVAQPTVKPTATTTYTVTVTTPTCTSTDQVVVTVNTPSAFNITGNTTICAGGTTTLSLVGAPAAGTSWQWSPTTGVSSPNATSTVITPTATTTYRLTQTNLASGCSNFKEVVVVVNANTVSATSTPLAVCEGTTTPMTLNVTSTGNYQYVWSPSTGLSNAFVANPTVTTNTARTYQVTITDADSKCQLVQSIPVSIKPAVQCLAPVALRGNVFHDANGLTDVTVNTTSPDPIPTGLYVSLIGSDGTLLSTVPVGANGAFDFGTVNADTYSIVLHQTATGSTTPSLPTGWINMGENLGAGAGSDDAVNGILTNVTVLNVDVTNANFGVEVAPSADPYHRIIDQPKVGDIVNLSGNLPELTGSDPEDQPTSGSLSGKTVVITVLPTNTTLLYDGQPVMLGVEIKNFDPLKLQVQFTEATIGDISTSFEYAWVDAAGVLGTPAIYSLEWADPLPVTLVSFQARVQEGKTMLAWATTEETNADRFEVEHSTNGKTWTLVGTVAAKGESKSRVEYTFEHAQPAIGENLYRLKMIDADETFAYSAIRSVRMDVHAQLTAYPNPVSERLMIRNYQQIKQVVLHNAAGVKIFQSLKITSEGIDVSKLQQGTYTITLTLFDGTISTHKVAVIR